A single region of the Malaclemys terrapin pileata isolate rMalTer1 chromosome 2, rMalTer1.hap1, whole genome shotgun sequence genome encodes:
- the CXCR6 gene encoding C-X-C chemokine receptor type 6: MELPECYYPDLNLTCNDYNENEHFLQASKIFLPCMYALAFAFGLIGNSLVLIIYIFCEKLKTLTDVFLVSLATADLLFLSTLPFWAYSAAHEWIFGSLMCKIIRGLYTLNLYTSMLTLTCITIDRFIAIAQATKAHMCQAKRMVWGKVICMLVWVISLAFAMPQFKYSRQSNYDKSVCHAIYPSHLIELVFKVLQMTLGFFIPMLTMIICYSIIIKTLFHARSFQKHKSLKIIFSIVVVFILTQLPYNLLILIRNIHVEFNLDYNFDSAVVITEAIAYLHGCLNPVLYFFIGVKFRKNFQKIIKNIRCVKRQGIVKQWQTTEEEGSKTCTASPNVEATSMYPL; encoded by the coding sequence ATGGAGCTTCCAGAATGTTATTACCCAGACCTTAACCTCACGTGCAACGATtacaatgaaaatgaacattttctcCAGGCCAGCAAAATCTTTCTGCCCTGTATGTATGCATTAGCTTTCGCCTTTGGGCTGATAGGAAATTCTTTGGTCCTTATCATATACATTTTCTGTGAGAAACTGAAGACATTGACGGATGTATTTTTAGTGAGCTTGGCTACAGCAGACTTGCTTTTCCTTTCCACCTTGCCATTCTGGGCATATTCTGCTGCTCATGAGTGGATTTTTGGCTCCTTGATGTGTAAAATTATACGGGGCCTGTACACTTTGAATCTGTACACTTCAATGTTAACGCTCACTTGTATAACTATTGACAGGTTTATTGCTATTGCCCAAGCCACAAAAGCCCACATGTGTCAAGCCAAAAGAATGGTTTGGGGGAAAGTCATCTGCATGTTAGTTTGGGTGATTTCACTAGCATTTGCAATGCCACAATTTAAATACAGTAGACAATCGAACTACGATAAGTCAGTCTGTCATGCAATATACCCTTCACATCTCATAGAGTTGGTTTTTAAAGTACTCCAAATGACCCTTGGATTCTTTATCCCCATGCTAACCATGATTATCTGCTACTCAATAATTATCAAAACTTTATTTCATGCCAGGAGTTTCCAAAAGCACAAatccttaaaaataatattttctataGTAGTGGTGTTCATTCTTACTCAGTTACCCTACAATTTATTGATACTCATACGCAATATACATGTGGAATTCAACCTGGACTACAATTTCGACTCTGCGGTGGTCATAACAGAAGCAATTGCTTATCTCCATGGCTGTCTCAACCCCGTTCTGTATTTCTTTATTGGGGTGAAGTTCAGGAAGAACTTCCAGAAAATCATTAAGAACATCAGATGTGTTAAGCGCCAAGGTATCGTGAAGCAATGGCAAACCACTGAAGAGGAGGGCTCGAAAACTTGTACTGCCTCACCCAATGTAGAAGCAACAAGCATGTATCCATTATAA